One genomic window of Haemophilus haemolyticus includes the following:
- a CDS encoding N-acetylmuramoyl-L-alanine amidase, whose protein sequence is MKTKILFFLFFSTFSFSLFAAPITIAIDPGHGGKDPGAISRNLGIYEKNVTLSIAKELKALLDKDPNFRGVLTRSGDYYISVPERSEIARKFKANYLISIHADSSESPERRGASVWVLSNRRANDEMGQWLEDDEKRSELLGGAGKVLSHNNDKYLDQTVLDLQFGHSQRTGYELGKHILSHFSKVTTLSRSVPQHASLGVLRSPDIPSVLVETGFLSNSDEEQKLNSPAYRRRIAYMIYEGLVAFRGGKAKSFISDDIVQNSKQSDTKNTEKNDRTSDKNTNENSVKDSGLRHTVKNGESLGSLANKYDVKVADIVALNKLKREALWIGETIKIPDNGKTQKAQDDKVNSSKNKESAVKKAEKTTEKTNIAKVEKSENKTDKNTSSNKTKKEETSSTKKSDEKKEIPLYHVIQKDQTIYAVSREYNISVNQILKLNPKLKDGKALSGQKIKLREK, encoded by the coding sequence ATGAAAACTAAAATTTTATTTTTTCTTTTTTTCTCAACGTTTAGCTTCTCTCTTTTTGCAGCCCCAATTACGATTGCGATTGACCCAGGTCATGGAGGAAAAGATCCAGGTGCAATCAGCCGAAACTTGGGCATTTATGAAAAAAACGTCACCCTTTCGATTGCAAAAGAGTTAAAAGCCTTACTCGATAAAGATCCAAATTTTCGTGGCGTATTAACACGAAGTGGTGATTACTATATTTCCGTGCCTGAGCGTTCAGAAATTGCACGTAAATTTAAAGCGAATTATCTCATTTCCATTCATGCGGATTCATCTGAATCACCTGAACGTCGCGGTGCATCAGTCTGGGTGTTGTCAAACCGTCGAGCCAATGATGAAATGGGTCAATGGTTAGAAGACGATGAAAAACGCTCCGAATTACTCGGTGGCGCAGGAAAAGTGCTTTCACACAATAACGATAAATACCTAGATCAAACTGTGCTTGATTTACAATTTGGTCATAGCCAACGTACAGGTTATGAACTTGGCAAGCATATTTTAAGCCATTTTTCAAAAGTGACGACCTTAAGCCGCAGTGTTCCTCAACACGCAAGCCTTGGCGTTTTACGTTCACCCGATATTCCTTCCGTTTTAGTAGAGACAGGTTTTCTATCAAATTCTGATGAAGAACAAAAACTTAACTCACCTGCTTATCGCCGTCGTATCGCCTATATGATTTATGAAGGATTAGTGGCTTTCCGTGGCGGAAAAGCTAAATCTTTCATAAGCGATGATATTGTTCAGAATAGCAAACAAAGTGATACAAAAAATACTGAAAAAAATGACCGCACTTCCGATAAAAATACCAATGAGAACAGCGTAAAAGATAGCGGCCTTCGCCATACAGTCAAAAATGGGGAAAGTTTAGGGAGCCTTGCGAATAAATACGATGTCAAAGTAGCGGATATTGTGGCGTTAAATAAATTAAAACGCGAAGCGCTTTGGATTGGTGAAACCATCAAAATTCCAGATAATGGCAAAACTCAAAAAGCACAAGATGACAAAGTAAATTCATCAAAAAATAAAGAAAGTGCGGTGAAAAAGGCGGAGAAAACGACTGAGAAAACCAATATTGCAAAAGTAGAAAAATCAGAAAATAAAACGGATAAAAATACATCCTCAAATAAAACGAAAAAAGAGGAAACCTCATCCACTAAAAAATCTGATGAGAAAAAAGAAATTCCGCTTTACCATGTCATTCAAAAAGATCAGACAATCTATGCTGTATCGCGAGAATACAATATTTCAGTCAACCAAATTTTAAAGCTGAATCCAAAATTAAAAGATGGTAAAGCCCTGAGCGGACAAAAAATTAAATTAAGAGAAAAATAA
- the mutL gene encoding DNA mismatch repair endonuclease MutL: MPIKILSPQLANQIAAGEVVERPASVVKELVENSLDAGANKIQIDIENGGANLIRIRDNGCGIPKEELSLALARHATSKIADLDDLEAILSLGFRGEALASISSVSRLTLTSRTAEQTEAWQVYAQGRDMETTIKPASHPIGTTVEVANLFFNTPARRKFLRTDKTEFAHIDEVIRRIALTKFNTAFTLTNNGKIIRQYRPAEELNQQLKRIAAICGDDFVKNALRIDWKHDDLHLSGWVATPNFSRTQNDLSYCYINGRMVRDKVISHAIRQAYAQYLPTDAYPAFVLFIDLNPHDVDVNVHPTKHEVRFHQQRLIHDFIYEGISHALNNQEQLNWHTEPSAVENPEENTVREPQPNYSIRPNRAAAGQNIFAPQYHEKSQQNLPHFSNTPVLPNHVSTGYRDYRSDVPSKTEQRLYGELLRTLPPTEQKDISNTAQQNISDTVKIISTEIIECSSHLRALSLIENRALLLQQNQDFFLLSLEKLQRLQWQLALKQIYIEQQPLLIPIVFRLTESQFQAWQHHSADFKKIGFEFIENQAQLRLTLNKVPSVLRTQNLQKCVIAMLTRDEHSSPFLTALCAQLECKTFNALADALNLLSETERLLTQTNRTAFTQLLKPVNWQPLLDEI; encoded by the coding sequence ATGCCAATTAAAATTCTTTCCCCACAACTTGCTAACCAAATTGCTGCCGGTGAAGTGGTAGAACGCCCTGCGTCTGTGGTGAAAGAATTAGTGGAAAATAGCCTTGATGCAGGTGCAAATAAAATCCAAATCGATATCGAAAATGGTGGAGCAAATTTAATCCGAATTCGTGACAATGGATGTGGTATTCCAAAAGAAGAATTAAGCCTGGCGTTAGCCCGACATGCTACGAGTAAAATAGCCGATCTTGACGATCTAGAAGCCATTTTAAGTTTGGGTTTTAGAGGCGAAGCATTGGCAAGTATCAGCTCGGTATCACGCTTAACGCTCACCTCTCGCACAGCAGAGCAAACTGAAGCTTGGCAAGTTTATGCACAAGGCCGTGATATGGAAACTACAATCAAACCCGCATCACATCCTATCGGCACAACAGTTGAAGTTGCCAATCTTTTTTTCAACACACCAGCCCGCCGAAAATTTTTGCGCACAGATAAAACAGAATTTGCGCATATTGATGAAGTCATTCGCCGCATTGCTTTAACAAAATTCAATACGGCATTTACGCTAACGAATAATGGGAAAATTATCCGTCAATATCGTCCTGCTGAAGAGCTCAATCAGCAACTAAAACGTATCGCCGCTATTTGCGGGGATGATTTTGTCAAAAATGCCTTACGAATTGATTGGAAACACGATGATTTACACTTATCGGGCTGGGTAGCCACACCAAATTTTAGCCGAACTCAAAATGATTTAAGTTATTGCTATATTAATGGTCGAATGGTGAGAGATAAAGTGATCAGCCATGCTATTCGACAAGCCTATGCACAATATTTACCAACCGATGCTTATCCTGCATTTGTGTTGTTTATTGACTTAAACCCGCATGATGTGGATGTCAATGTTCATCCAACCAAACATGAAGTGCGCTTTCACCAACAACGCCTCATTCATGATTTTATTTACGAAGGCATCAGTCATGCGCTAAACAATCAAGAACAACTTAATTGGCACACAGAGCCAAGTGCGGTAGAAAATCCCGAAGAAAATACGGTGCGTGAACCCCAACCGAATTATAGCATTCGTCCTAATCGTGCAGCTGCGGGGCAAAATATCTTTGCGCCACAATATCATGAGAAATCACAGCAAAATCTACCGCACTTTTCTAATACACCAGTGTTGCCAAATCATGTAAGCACTGGTTATCGAGATTACCGTTCTGATGTACCGAGTAAAACTGAGCAACGTTTATATGGTGAATTGTTACGTACATTACCGCCTACAGAGCAAAAGGATATATCGAATACAGCACAACAAAATATTTCAGATACAGTTAAAATCATCTCAACTGAAATAATTGAGTGCTCATCACATCTACGCGCCCTTTCACTTATTGAAAATCGCGCGTTGTTATTACAACAAAACCAAGATTTCTTTTTGCTTTCATTGGAAAAATTACAACGCTTGCAATGGCAACTAGCGTTAAAACAAATATACATTGAACAACAGCCATTGTTGATTCCCATCGTGTTCCGCTTAACTGAATCACAATTTCAAGCATGGCAACACCATTCGGCTGATTTCAAAAAAATCGGCTTTGAATTTATCGAAAATCAAGCACAATTACGCTTAACCTTAAATAAAGTGCCAAGTGTATTACGCACACAAAATCTACAAAAATGCGTGATAGCAATGCTGACTAGAGATGAACATTCATCACCATTTTTAACCGCACTTTGCGCACAATTAGAATGTAAAACCTTTAATGCTTTAGCAGATGCACTCAATTTATTAAGCGAGACGGAACGTTTACTCACGCAAACGAATCGCACGGCATTCACTCAATTACTCAAACCCGTTAATTGGCAGCCTTTATTAGACGAAATTTAG
- the tsaE gene encoding tRNA (adenosine(37)-N6)-threonylcarbamoyltransferase complex ATPase subunit type 1 TsaE, translating to MESLTQYIPDEFSMLRFGKKFAEILLKLHTEKAIMVYLNGDLGAGKTTLTRGMLQGIGHQGNVKSPTYTLVEEYNIAGKMIYHFDLYRLADPEELEFMGIRDYFNTDSICLIEWSEKGQGILPEADILVNIDYYDDARNIELIAQTNLGKNIIKAFSN from the coding sequence ATGGAAAGCTTAACTCAATATATCCCTGATGAATTTTCTATGCTCCGCTTCGGCAAAAAATTTGCGGAAATTCTTCTAAAATTGCATACCGAAAAAGCAATTATGGTTTATCTTAACGGTGATCTTGGGGCAGGAAAAACAACGCTGACACGCGGAATGCTGCAAGGTATCGGCCATCAGGGTAATGTAAAAAGCCCAACTTATACGCTGGTTGAAGAATACAATATTGCAGGCAAAATGATTTATCATTTTGATTTATATCGTTTAGCAGATCCTGAAGAGCTCGAATTTATGGGCATTAGAGATTATTTTAATACGGATAGCATCTGCTTAATTGAATGGTCTGAAAAAGGCCAAGGCATATTGCCGGAAGCGGATATTTTAGTAAATATTGATTATTACGATGATGCACGGAATATTGAATTAATCGCACAAACAAACTTAGGTAAAAATATTATAAAAGCATTCTCTAATTAA
- the glnE gene encoding bifunctional [glutamate--ammonia ligase]-adenylyl-L-tyrosine phosphorylase/[glutamate--ammonia-ligase] adenylyltransferase — protein sequence MTALSALIEQKLQSLGTILCQSFPELSPEEIHEAIQQNSNHPELPVYQLGYAMAMSDFVEKVLQKYPHLVKPWWEKSPCFADCSAYTERLNKELANVHDETALYQILRQFRNTEMAKLSFCQSLNLATVEEIFVQLSQLAESLIIAARDWLYHQACAEMGTPIDEQGNPQQLYILGMGKLGGFELNFSSDIDLIFTYPSQGETSIENTNARRSVDNGKFFTRLGQRLISALDEFTSDGFVYRTDMRLRPFGDSGALVLSFAAMEQYYQDQGRDWERYAMIKGRVLGAQTKDPNVSKLQKMLRPFVYRRYIDFSVIQSLREMKGKIEREIRRRGLKDNIKLGAGGIREVEFIVQVFQLIRGGREINLQQHSLLKILPEITKLGLITEQQFHDLRESYIFLRRVENILQAINDQQTQTLPTDEIDQIRLVETCKTFTCLNENNQTIEKHYPIENWDDFYRTLQLKQEKVRAVFTQLIGDEQDEPSQTDSQWQDFLETDFEDIEQTLLESGVSENNIDDVLEKLAQFKDSLNHRVIGSRGRDVLSHLMPIVLALIFEQENYRTLLPRILNIIEKISSRTTYLELLLENPRALQQVIELCAQSQLISEQLARHPILLDELLNTEALRHPLPFTQYPAELHQYLLRLPPDDEEQLIDALRQFKQATLLKVAAADILGALPVMKVSDHLTYLAEAIIEVVVNLAWKQVSSRFGVPEHLQNDEKGFLVIGYGKLGGIELGYKSDLDLVFLYDAVESQTIGGKKVIDSNQFYLRLAQKIVSIFSINTSAGVLYEADMRLRPSGDAGLIGCSLSAFSHYQLNEAWTWEKQALVRARPVFGESSLKAKFEHIRQQVLSASRDIEQLKRDVVEMREKMFTHLSHSKDGEFNLKTDRGGITDIEFIAQYLMLANAPQNPQLTKWSDNVRIFDDMAEAQILSQTDCDTLKQCYVDLRNAIHHLNLIGKSSVVDETEFVKERSFIQTFWDKLFS from the coding sequence ATGACCGCACTTTCTGCCCTCATTGAACAAAAATTACAATCTCTTGGCACAATCCTGTGCCAATCTTTTCCAGAACTTTCCCCAGAAGAAATTCACGAAGCTATTCAACAAAATTCAAATCATCCTGAACTGCCTGTGTATCAATTAGGCTATGCTATGGCAATGTCTGACTTTGTGGAAAAAGTCTTGCAAAAATACCCGCACTTAGTGAAACCATGGTGGGAAAAATCGCCCTGTTTTGCAGATTGCTCTGCCTATACTGAACGTTTGAATAAAGAGTTAGCCAATGTTCATGACGAAACGGCACTCTATCAAATATTACGCCAATTCCGTAACACCGAAATGGCAAAATTAAGTTTTTGTCAAAGTTTGAATCTTGCCACTGTAGAAGAAATTTTTGTTCAGCTTTCACAACTTGCAGAAAGTTTAATTATCGCTGCCCGAGATTGGCTTTATCATCAAGCCTGTGCGGAAATGGGTACGCCAATCGATGAACAAGGTAATCCGCAACAACTTTATATCCTAGGAATGGGGAAACTAGGTGGCTTTGAACTCAATTTTTCCTCGGATATTGATTTAATTTTCACTTATCCATCACAAGGGGAAACGTCCATTGAGAATACGAATGCTCGACGTTCTGTGGATAATGGAAAATTTTTTACGCGTTTAGGACAACGCCTTATTTCTGCCTTAGATGAATTTACCTCTGATGGTTTTGTGTATCGAACCGATATGCGCTTGCGCCCATTTGGTGACAGCGGTGCGCTTGTTCTCAGCTTTGCGGCAATGGAACAATATTATCAAGATCAAGGTCGAGATTGGGAACGCTATGCAATGATTAAAGGGCGAGTATTGGGCGCACAAACAAAGGATCCCAACGTATCTAAATTGCAAAAAATGTTACGCCCCTTTGTGTATCGTCGCTATATTGACTTTAGTGTGATTCAATCTTTACGCGAAATGAAAGGCAAAATTGAGCGAGAAATACGCCGTCGTGGTTTAAAAGATAATATTAAATTGGGTGCAGGGGGGATTCGTGAAGTCGAATTTATCGTGCAAGTTTTTCAACTCATTCGAGGCGGGCGAGAAATCAATCTGCAACAACATTCACTATTAAAGATCTTGCCTGAAATTACCAAACTAGGATTAATTACCGAGCAACAATTCCACGATTTACGTGAAAGTTATATTTTTTTACGCCGCGTAGAAAACATTCTACAAGCAATTAACGATCAACAAACTCAAACACTACCAACCGATGAAATAGATCAAATTCGTTTAGTCGAGACATGTAAAACATTCACCTGTTTAAATGAAAATAATCAAACCATTGAAAAACATTATCCAATAGAAAATTGGGACGATTTTTACCGCACTTTGCAACTAAAACAAGAAAAAGTACGGGCAGTATTTACTCAATTAATCGGTGATGAGCAAGATGAGCCTTCACAAACTGATAGCCAATGGCAAGATTTTTTAGAAACAGATTTTGAGGATATTGAACAGACATTATTAGAGAGTGGTGTATCAGAAAATAATATTGATGACGTTTTAGAAAAGCTTGCTCAATTCAAAGACAGCCTAAATCACAGAGTGATTGGTTCCCGTGGGCGTGATGTTTTGAGCCATTTAATGCCAATAGTACTTGCACTCATTTTTGAACAAGAAAATTACCGCACTTTGCTCCCCCGAATTCTGAACATTATTGAAAAAATTTCGAGTCGCACGACTTATTTAGAATTATTATTGGAAAATCCTCGTGCACTTCAGCAAGTTATTGAGCTTTGTGCACAGTCTCAACTTATTTCAGAACAACTGGCTCGCCACCCTATCTTACTAGATGAATTGCTTAATACAGAAGCGCTACGCCATCCGTTGCCATTTACCCAATATCCTGCGGAGTTACACCAATATTTGCTTCGTTTACCACCAGATGATGAAGAGCAGCTTATTGATGCTTTACGTCAATTTAAACAAGCAACCCTATTAAAAGTGGCCGCAGCAGATATTTTGGGGGCATTACCGGTGATGAAGGTAAGCGATCATTTAACCTATCTTGCCGAAGCGATTATTGAAGTCGTTGTGAATCTAGCTTGGAAACAAGTTTCATCTAGATTTGGCGTACCTGAACATTTACAAAATGATGAAAAAGGATTTTTAGTGATTGGTTATGGAAAACTGGGTGGTATTGAACTCGGTTATAAATCCGATTTAGACCTCGTATTTTTGTACGATGCCGTAGAAAGTCAAACAATAGGTGGCAAAAAAGTGATTGATAGCAATCAATTTTACCTACGCTTGGCACAAAAGATTGTAAGTATTTTTAGCATAAATACTTCCGCTGGCGTACTTTATGAGGCAGATATGCGCCTTCGCCCTTCTGGCGATGCTGGCTTAATTGGCTGCTCTCTTTCTGCATTTTCCCATTATCAATTAAATGAAGCTTGGACATGGGAAAAACAAGCGCTTGTGCGTGCTCGCCCTGTATTTGGTGAATCATCTCTTAAAGCTAAATTTGAGCATATCCGCCAACAAGTACTTTCTGCATCACGAGATATTGAGCAATTAAAGCGAGATGTTGTGGAGATGCGAGAAAAAATGTTCACACATTTATCCCATTCAAAAGATGGTGAATTTAATCTTAAAACAGATCGCGGAGGTATCACTGACATTGAATTTATCGCTCAATATTTAATGCTTGCCAATGCTCCGCAAAACCCACAACTAACAAAATGGTCAGACAACGTACGTATTTTCGATGATATGGCAGAGGCTCAAATTCTTAGCCAAACAGACTGCGATACCTTAAAACAATGTTATGTCGATTTACGCAATGCTATTCACCATTTGAATTTGATAGGAAAATCCTCCGTTGTGGATGAAACTGAATTTGTCAAAGAGCGGTCATTTATTCAAACATTTTGGGATAAGCTATTTAGTTGA
- a CDS encoding NAD(+) kinase yields MNNLYRSFKTIGLVGKPRNDINLQMHKNLFHWLTERGYQVMMEKDVAEKLGLPAENLATLDEIGCQAQLVIVIGGDGNMLGRARVLAKYDIPLIGINRGNLGFLTDIDPKNAYAQLEACLERGEFFVEERFLLEAKIERAGEIVSTGNAVNEAVIHPAKIAHMIDFHVYINDKFAFSQRSDGLIVSTPTGSTAYSLSAGGPILTPNLNAIALVPMFPHTLTSRPLVIDGDSKISIRFAEHNTSQLEVGCDSQIALPFTPDDVVHIQKSEHKLRLLHLKNYNYYNVLSTKLGWLKSF; encoded by the coding sequence ATGAATAATTTATATCGTTCCTTTAAAACCATTGGGCTTGTAGGAAAACCTAGAAATGACATCAACCTACAAATGCACAAAAATTTGTTTCACTGGTTAACGGAACGCGGTTATCAAGTAATGATGGAAAAAGATGTTGCTGAAAAACTGGGGCTTCCTGCAGAAAATCTTGCAACACTTGATGAAATTGGTTGCCAAGCACAGTTGGTTATCGTGATTGGTGGTGATGGCAATATGTTGGGGCGTGCTCGCGTATTAGCAAAATATGATATTCCATTGATTGGTATCAACCGTGGTAATTTGGGATTTTTAACAGATATTGACCCGAAAAATGCCTATGCTCAACTTGAAGCTTGTTTAGAGCGTGGTGAATTCTTTGTGGAAGAACGTTTTTTATTAGAAGCAAAAATTGAGCGTGCAGGTGAAATTGTATCGACAGGTAATGCGGTGAATGAGGCGGTTATCCACCCTGCGAAAATTGCGCATATGATCGATTTTCATGTATATATCAATGATAAGTTTGCATTTTCCCAACGTTCTGATGGATTAATTGTTTCTACTCCAACAGGCTCTACGGCTTATTCTCTTTCCGCTGGTGGACCTATTTTGACACCGAACCTTAATGCCATTGCGCTAGTGCCAATGTTTCCGCATACATTAACTTCTCGTCCCCTTGTTATTGATGGTGATAGCAAAATATCGATTCGTTTTGCTGAGCATAATACCTCTCAATTGGAAGTGGGTTGTGATAGTCAAATAGCCTTACCTTTTACGCCTGATGACGTGGTTCATATTCAAAAAAGTGAGCATAAACTCAGATTGCTTCATCTAAAAAATTATAATTATTACAATGTATTAAGTACCAAATTAGGTTGGTTGAAATCATTTTAA
- the recN gene encoding DNA repair protein RecN has protein sequence MLTQLTINNFAIVRQLDIELAKGMSVITGETGAGKSIAIDALGLCFGQRVETSMVREGQERAEICATFQLESKNPAYHWLSEQELQDPDNPTECILRRIINADGRSKAFINSTPVSASQLKEIGQYLVHINGQHASQLLLKNDYQLQLVDNFSAHPELLVKMREDYQAWKNLQNQVKTFQQKVAENEARKQLLQYQVDELDEFNLRPNEYLELEDEQRRLSSSEQLTQLSQSALQILSENDTVNIDSLLYRAIQYIDELAELDPQYAEVQSMLNDALIQVQEATSEVRNLSSNIEQDPQLLQEIEQRISQTLQLARKHQVKPEDLVEHHKKLKAELTALLDFSESEEMLIEQEKLAFEQMQATAKALTASRQQSTARLAQNVTQSIKQLAMENAEFYVELNTDLDKVGSNGADNVIFTLRSNLGQQPQPLAKIASGGELSRISLAIQVLTSDQSAIPTLIFDEVDVGISGKTASVVGKLLRQLSERCQVLCVTHLPQVACHGHHQFNVEKFTVDNKTETQMTALSQAERVPALARLLGGSEITELALANAQEMLDLVH, from the coding sequence ATGCTTACTCAACTTACTATCAATAATTTTGCGATTGTTCGCCAGCTTGATATCGAATTGGCGAAAGGAATGTCTGTTATTACTGGGGAAACTGGTGCTGGAAAATCTATCGCCATTGATGCTTTAGGTTTATGTTTCGGACAGAGAGTGGAAACCTCAATGGTGCGTGAAGGACAAGAACGTGCAGAAATTTGTGCAACTTTCCAACTAGAATCGAAAAATCCTGCTTATCACTGGTTGAGTGAGCAAGAATTACAAGATCCAGATAATCCAACTGAATGTATTTTACGTCGCATAATTAATGCAGACGGACGTTCTAAGGCTTTTATTAATAGTACACCAGTATCCGCTTCCCAATTAAAAGAAATTGGTCAATATCTTGTTCATATTAATGGGCAGCACGCTTCCCAATTATTGCTAAAAAATGACTATCAGCTTCAGTTAGTTGATAATTTTTCCGCTCATCCTGAATTACTTGTGAAAATGCGTGAAGATTATCAGGCATGGAAAAATCTTCAAAATCAAGTTAAAACCTTTCAACAAAAAGTGGCAGAAAATGAAGCACGTAAACAACTTTTACAGTATCAAGTGGATGAGTTAGATGAGTTTAACCTTCGACCAAATGAATATTTGGAATTAGAAGATGAACAACGTCGTTTATCTAGCAGTGAACAGTTAACTCAACTTTCTCAATCAGCCCTGCAAATTTTAAGTGAAAATGACACGGTAAATATCGATAGCTTGCTTTATCGTGCGATACAATATATTGATGAATTAGCTGAACTTGATCCGCAATATGCTGAAGTGCAAAGTATGTTGAATGATGCGTTGATTCAAGTGCAAGAAGCAACCAGTGAAGTGCGAAATTTATCAAGTAATATCGAGCAAGATCCTCAACTTTTACAGGAAATCGAACAAAGAATTAGTCAGACTTTACAACTTGCTCGTAAACATCAAGTTAAACCTGAAGATCTTGTGGAACATCACAAAAAATTAAAAGCAGAATTAACCGCACTTTTAGATTTTTCTGAAAGTGAAGAGATGTTGATTGAGCAAGAAAAACTCGCATTTGAACAAATGCAAGCAACGGCTAAAGCATTAACTGCAAGTCGTCAGCAATCTACAGCTCGCTTAGCGCAGAATGTCACACAGTCGATAAAACAACTTGCAATGGAAAATGCTGAATTTTATGTAGAGTTGAATACGGATTTAGATAAAGTAGGATCAAACGGTGCGGATAATGTAATTTTTACTTTGCGTAGTAATTTAGGTCAACAACCTCAACCGTTAGCTAAAATTGCCTCTGGTGGTGAGCTTTCTCGTATTTCTTTAGCGATTCAAGTTTTAACTTCTGATCAATCGGCTATTCCAACGTTAATTTTCGATGAAGTGGACGTGGGCATTAGCGGAAAAACAGCCAGTGTTGTCGGAAAACTTTTACGTCAATTAAGTGAACGTTGCCAAGTATTATGCGTAACCCACTTGCCACAGGTTGCTTGTCATGGCCACCATCAGTTCAATGTAGAAAAATTTACTGTGGATAATAAAACCGAAACACAAATGACCGCACTTTCACAAGCTGAACGTGTACCAGCCTTGGCAAGACTCTTGGGCGGAAGTGAAATTACAGAATTAGCCTTAGCCAATGCACAGGAAATGTTAGATTTAGTTCATTAA
- the grpE gene encoding nucleotide exchange factor GrpE: MSEQEQKIETPEVEKQEDSVVEETQQAEPSQELDPLEEAIARVQELEEQLKTQIEEAANKEQDILLRSRAEIENLRRRTEQDVEKAHKFALEKFSKDILNTIDNLERALATPANKEDESVKALFDGVELTLKELVSTVGRFGVEAVGVVGETFNPDLHQAISMQPAEGFESNQISVVLQKGYTLNGRVIRPAMVMVAA, from the coding sequence ATGTCAGAACAAGAACAAAAAATTGAAACCCCAGAAGTAGAAAAGCAAGAAGACTCTGTCGTGGAAGAAACACAACAAGCAGAGCCTTCTCAAGAACTTGATCCTTTAGAAGAAGCAATTGCACGAGTGCAAGAACTTGAAGAGCAGCTAAAAACTCAAATAGAAGAAGCAGCAAACAAAGAACAGGATATTTTACTTCGCTCTCGTGCTGAAATTGAAAACCTTCGTCGTCGAACTGAACAAGACGTAGAAAAAGCACATAAATTCGCATTGGAAAAATTCTCAAAAGACATTTTGAATACTATCGATAACCTAGAGCGTGCCCTTGCTACTCCAGCAAATAAAGAAGATGAAAGCGTAAAAGCCTTATTTGACGGCGTAGAACTGACCTTAAAAGAATTAGTTTCAACCGTTGGTCGTTTTGGTGTGGAAGCTGTAGGTGTTGTCGGAGAAACATTTAATCCTGACTTACATCAAGCCATTTCAATGCAACCTGCTGAAGGCTTTGAAAGCAATCAAATTAGCGTAGTATTGCAAAAAGGCTACACCTTAAATGGTCGAGTCATTCGCCCAGCGATGGTAATGGTGGCCGCTTAA
- the miaA gene encoding tRNA (adenosine(37)-N6)-dimethylallyltransferase MiaA — protein sequence MKPTAIFLMGPTASGKTDLAIQLRSSLPVEVISVDSALIYKGMDIGTAKPSKEELALAPHRLIDILDPSESYSAMNFRDDALREMADITAQGKIPLLVGGTMLYYKALIEGLSPLPSADENIRAEIEQKAAQQGWAALHTELTKIDPISAARINPSDSQRINRALEVFYITGKSLTELTEEKGEALPYDFVQFSIAPQDRHILHERIEQRFHKMIELGFQAEVEKLYARGDLNINLPSIRCVGYRQMWEYLQGDYDHEEMIFRGICATRQLAKRQLTWLRGWKTPIQWLDSLQPQQAKETILHHLDSYQKG from the coding sequence ATGAAACCAACCGCAATTTTTTTAATGGGCCCAACAGCCTCAGGTAAAACAGATTTAGCCATTCAACTACGAAGCTCACTTCCAGTCGAAGTGATTAGTGTGGATTCAGCGCTCATTTATAAAGGAATGGATATTGGCACAGCGAAACCATCAAAAGAAGAACTTGCCCTTGCGCCTCACCGTTTGATTGATATTTTAGATCCATCAGAAAGCTATTCCGCAATGAATTTCCGCGATGATGCACTACGCGAAATGGCGGATATTACTGCACAAGGCAAAATTCCATTATTAGTGGGCGGCACGATGTTGTATTATAAAGCCTTAATCGAAGGGCTTTCTCCCTTGCCTTCTGCTGATGAAAATATTCGTGCAGAGATCGAACAAAAAGCAGCTCAACAAGGTTGGGCAGCATTGCATACAGAACTCACCAAAATCGATCCCATTTCTGCCGCCCGAATAAATCCAAGTGATTCTCAACGAATCAATCGTGCTTTAGAAGTTTTTTACATCACAGGAAAATCACTCACAGAACTGACGGAAGAAAAAGGCGAAGCCTTGCCTTATGATTTTGTGCAATTTTCAATTGCGCCGCAAGATCGTCATATTTTGCATGAGCGCATTGAACAACGCTTTCATAAAATGATTGAATTAGGCTTTCAAGCAGAAGTGGAAAAACTTTATGCGCGTGGTGATTTAAATATTAATCTACCGTCAATTCGCTGCGTGGGCTACCGTCAAATGTGGGAATATTTACAAGGCGATTACGATCACGAGGAAATGATTTTCCGTGGTATTTGCGCAACTCGCCAACTTGCAAAACGCCAGCTCACTTGGCTACGCGGTTGGAAAACGCCAATACAATGGCTAGATAGTTTACAACCTCAACAAGCGAAAGAAACCATATTACATCACTTAGATTCCTATCAAAAAGGTTAG